One Belonocnema kinseyi isolate 2016_QV_RU_SX_M_011 chromosome 6, B_treatae_v1, whole genome shotgun sequence genomic region harbors:
- the LOC117174258 gene encoding xaa-Pro aminopeptidase ApepP, with translation MAPQTGVSKLAKLRELMKALPANGFEKKGMQAFILYYGDAHQSEYLRNRDKRLHFISGFKGSRGIAVITHDRALLWTDGRYFLQALNEFDPPEEWTLMKEGVLGTPSQAEWLISNLPLNSTVAVDTDVISYTDFVSMSTSLANKGHILSPLEENLVEKVWGDERPPQTSNPIVPLPLTYTGKKAKDKVEQCRKSMNENGVTYLLISALDDVAYLLNLRGSDIPFNPVFFAYVVVGIEEVHIFVDKSSLVAEAEQQLKNEGLDPIYHPYENILKFLRETASMGFSYGRVWISAGSSYALHAACGEGHVHIAFSPVSLMKMVKNEIEIEGLKAAHIRDGVALVKYFSWLEEQVTNKSNKLAVTEISGADQLSKYRQELDLFVGLSFPTISSSGAHAAIIHYTPSPTTDARITDKEIYLCDSGAQFLDGTTDVTRTWHFGKPTDYERECFTRVFKGQYFLNTAKFPNMIKGNYLDTLARKSLWDVGLDYLHGTGHGVGAYLNVHEGPTGISWRPNPDDPGMQPGIFMSNGNFKTFLFMYKTKLFDNRRFETM, from the exons atggcGCCACAAACCGGAGTTTCAAAACTGGCAAAACTGCGAGAGTTAATGAAAGCGTTACCTGCGaatggttttgaaaaaaaaggaatgcAAGCTTTTATACTTTATTATGGAGATGCCCATCAATCGGAGTACTTAAGAAACAGAGACAAGAGGTTGCATTTCATTTCGGGATTTAAAGGCTCTCGGGGAATAGCCGTCATTACCCACGACAGAGCTCTATTATGGACTGACGGTAGATATTTCCTTCAAGCCTTAAATGAATTTGATCCACCCGAAGAATGGACACTTATGAAAGAAGGAGTCCTGGGGACACCTTCTCAAGCCGAGTGGCTAATTTCGAATTTACCGTTAAATTCAACAGTAGCAGTCGACACGGATGTAATAAGTTATACGGATTTTGTTTCTATGTCCACTAGTCTCGCCAATAAAGGTCACATTTTAAGTCCACTAGAGGAAAATTTAGTGGAAAAAGTATGGGGTGACGAGAGACCTCCACAAACAAGCAATCCAATAGTTCCACTGCCCTTAACCTACACCGGAAAAAAGGCCAAAGACAAAGTCGAACAATGTCGAAAAAGTATGAACGAGAACGGAGTAACTTACCTTTTAATCTCGGCGTTGGACGATGTAGCATATTTACTTAATTTAAGGGGATCTGATATCCCGTTCAATCCAGTATTCTTCGCGTATGTTGTGGTAGGCATTGAAGAGGTTCATATATTTGTTGATAAAAGTAGTCTTGTGGCAGAAGCTGAGCAACAACTGAAGAACGAAGGTCTTGATCCTATTTATCATCCCTATGAAAATATCTTGAAGTTCTTGAGGGAAACAGCTTCTATGGGTTTCAGCTATGGTCGGGTTTGGATTAGTGCTGGTTCGAGTTACGCTTTACATGCCGCTTGTGGAGAAGGGCATGTACATATTGCTTTTTCTCCAGTTAGTTTAATGAAGATGGTAAAAAACGAGATTGAAATTGAAGGATTAAAGGCAGCACATATTAGAGATGGCGTTGCACTTGTTAAATACTTCTCTTGGTTGGAGGAACAAGTCACAAATAAAAGTAACAAGTTAGCGGTAACAGAAATCTCTGGAGCGGATCAACTCTCTAAATATAGACA AGAACTAGATTTGTTCGTCGGTCTAAGCTTTCCTACAATTTCATCATCTGGAGCGCACGCAGCGATAATTCACTATACTCCATCACCAACCACTGATGCACGAATTACAGACAAAGAAATTTACCTTTGCGACTCTGGAGCACAATTTCTTGATGGAACCACAGATGTCACACGTACCTGGCATTTTGGTAAACCAACAGACTATGAACGCGAATGCTTTACTCGTGTGTTCAAGGGACAGTATTTTCTTAACACTGCTAAATTTCCCAACATGATAAAGGGAAATTATCTGGATACACTGGCCCGTAAAAGCTTGTGGGATGTTGG TTTAGATTATCTGCATGGAACTGGTCATGGAGTAGGCGCATATTTGAATGTTCATGAAGGTCCCACCGGCATTTCTTGGCGACCAAATCCAGATGATCCAGGGATGCAACCTGGCATATTCATGTCGAATggtaatttcaaaactttcctttttatgtataaaactaaattatttgataataggCGATTTGAAACCATGTGA